One window of Candidatus Nanosynbacter sp. HMT-352 genomic DNA carries:
- the rpsP gene encoding 30S ribosomal protein S16, which yields MLAIRLQRLGRKGYPVYRLAVQEAHRHPSSGRVVAYVGSYNPHTKESNIQVELAQKYLDNGAQPTPRVVKLLKEAGVKLPKWVKEVSVDKHKAIRNPEKLRKNQPKEEPAEEVAE from the coding sequence ATGCTAGCAATTCGTTTGCAACGTTTGGGTCGCAAAGGTTATCCAGTATATCGCTTGGCGGTACAAGAAGCACATCGTCATCCATCAAGCGGTCGTGTAGTCGCTTATGTCGGTAGCTACAATCCACACACTAAAGAATCAAATATCCAAGTTGAATTGGCTCAGAAATATTTGGACAATGGCGCACAGCCAACACCACGCGTAGTTAAGTTATTGAAAGAAGCTGGCGTTAAGTTGCCAAAGTGGGTTAAGGAAGTCTCAGTTGATAAGCACAAAGCCATCCGCAATCCAGAAAAACTTCGCAAGAATCAACCAAAAGAAGAACCAGCTGAAGAAGTAGCTGAATAA
- the rsmA gene encoding 16S rRNA (adenine(1518)-N(6)/adenine(1519)-N(6))-dimethyltransferase RsmA: MTSSRGPKKSLGQHWLKDPEILADIAEAAELTSDDVVLEIGPGLGTLTSRLLARANSVTAVEFDADLARKLPGQFPGKKLTVVNQDILQFDLNQLPKNYKVVANVPYYITSKIVEKLMTAENKPSIAVLLVQKEVAERIAAEAGNMSVLSVSVQIFAEAELDIEVPRQFFTPPPKVDSQVVVLRTRNNPLITPEAQRDFFRIVKAGFSAKRKKLRSSLSGGLGIDKSVAEELLKNAGISPDARAEDLAIEGWKKLLKEWRAL, encoded by the coding sequence ATGACTTCTTCTCGTGGACCAAAAAAATCGCTTGGACAGCATTGGCTGAAGGATCCGGAGATTTTGGCGGATATTGCTGAAGCGGCTGAATTGACGAGCGATGATGTTGTGCTGGAGATCGGCCCGGGGCTGGGTACTTTGACTAGTCGTTTGTTGGCTCGGGCTAATTCGGTGACCGCTGTGGAGTTTGATGCGGATTTGGCGCGAAAATTACCAGGGCAATTTCCTGGGAAAAAATTAACTGTCGTAAATCAAGATATATTGCAATTTGACCTGAATCAATTACCAAAAAACTACAAAGTCGTAGCTAATGTCCCATATTACATTACCAGCAAAATTGTTGAAAAATTGATGACAGCAGAAAATAAGCCGAGCATTGCGGTGCTGTTGGTGCAAAAAGAAGTTGCCGAGCGAATTGCGGCAGAGGCTGGAAATATGAGTGTTTTGTCTGTGAGCGTTCAGATTTTTGCTGAGGCGGAGCTAGATATTGAAGTGCCGCGGCAATTCTTCACGCCGCCGCCAAAAGTTGACTCGCAGGTTGTGGTTTTAAGAACTCGTAATAATCCGTTAATTACTCCAGAAGCTCAGAGAGATTTTTTCCGCATTGTTAAGGCTGGATTTTCTGCTAAGCGAAAGAAGTTGCGCTCTAGCTTGAGCGGCGGGTTGGGGATTGATAAAAGTGTGGCGGAAGAATTACTGAAAAATGCAGGAATTTCACCAGATGCTCGCGCTGAAGATTTGGCGATTGAAGGTTGGAAGAAGTTGCTCAAAGAATGGCGGGCGCTATAA
- a CDS encoding TatD family hydrolase: protein MIEADKKSATEGLRLIDSHCHLHDTEFFTDNRERFYKETVEANIGMICVGTDQRSSRQAVEFAANHKFTWAAIGVHPHDTKDGWGDVKTLLENKTENSPIVAIGEIGLDYYYNNSPRETQIEGLEAQLQMAIDYDLPVSFHVRDGAKDQPSVWDDFWPIFDNFHGLRGALHSFTDTRENLEKGFSRNLYVGLNGISTFTKDQLQKELFASIPLERLLLETDAPFLTPAPFRGNINKPEYVRVVAEYWAKQRNIDFDVLSQATLRNTKELFGI from the coding sequence ATGATTGAGGCTGATAAGAAAAGTGCGACTGAGGGCTTACGTCTGATAGATTCGCATTGTCATTTGCACGATACAGAATTTTTTACGGACAATCGTGAGAGGTTTTACAAAGAAACGGTCGAGGCGAATATTGGCATGATTTGTGTCGGTACTGACCAGCGAAGTAGCCGCCAAGCTGTGGAATTTGCCGCGAATCATAAGTTTACTTGGGCGGCAATTGGCGTTCATCCGCACGATACGAAAGATGGCTGGGGAGATGTCAAAACTTTGCTGGAGAATAAGACGGAAAATTCTCCGATTGTGGCAATTGGTGAAATTGGGCTTGATTATTATTACAATAACAGTCCGCGGGAAACGCAAATTGAAGGCTTGGAGGCGCAACTTCAAATGGCGATTGATTACGATTTGCCGGTAAGTTTTCATGTTCGTGATGGTGCGAAGGATCAGCCGTCGGTTTGGGATGATTTTTGGCCAATTTTTGACAATTTTCACGGGCTTCGCGGCGCACTACATAGCTTTACTGATACGCGTGAAAATTTGGAAAAAGGTTTTTCGCGAAATTTGTACGTTGGACTTAATGGAATTAGTACATTCACAAAGGATCAATTGCAGAAAGAATTGTTTGCTTCAATTCCGCTGGAGCGATTATTGCTAGAAACTGACGCGCCATTCTTGACACCAGCGCCGTTTCGTGGTAATATAAACAAGCCAGAATATGTGAGAGTGGTGGCTGAATATTGGGCGAAACAGAGAAATATTGATTTTGATGTTTTAAGCCAAGCTACTCTTCGCAATACAAAAGAACTTTTTGGCATTTGA
- a CDS encoding G5 domain-containing protein — MIMRAKGLFFGKIIGLAVLVAIATPMISFADGKTSGEHLVRIYDRGEEKTIITNALTVRQALRAAKITIDEKIDAVEPNIDMELTGAKYQVNIFRARPITIVDGNKRLKITTAEQTPALIAKVAGLTLYREDKTHFTNSDDLLVNGVGLVMKIERSKQRTITEEVDVNFDIEQIKDDSQPIGFKSVKQLGEKGVRKVTYRVEIENEREISRKEAASEIAKQPKKQIEIIGTKPKNPLTKSKGAQIFTDSKGVAHRETYYDLPMNIVIKACGSGGTYTVRADGAKVDKDGYILVAANYGNYPRCSVVETSMGPGKVYDTGGFAAKHPHGFDLATDWTNGDGR, encoded by the coding sequence ATGATTATGCGCGCAAAAGGTTTATTTTTTGGAAAAATTATTGGATTGGCTGTGTTGGTTGCGATTGCAACTCCAATGATTTCGTTTGCTGACGGAAAGACTTCTGGTGAGCATTTGGTTCGCATTTATGATCGCGGTGAAGAAAAGACCATTATCACAAATGCATTGACCGTTCGGCAGGCCTTGCGTGCGGCTAAGATTACGATTGACGAAAAGATTGACGCGGTTGAGCCAAATATTGATATGGAATTGACCGGCGCAAAATACCAGGTCAATATTTTCCGCGCTCGTCCAATAACAATCGTTGATGGAAATAAGCGCCTGAAAATAACCACTGCCGAACAAACGCCGGCTTTGATTGCGAAGGTCGCTGGGCTGACTTTATATCGCGAAGATAAGACGCATTTTACGAATTCTGACGATCTTTTGGTGAACGGTGTTGGCTTGGTGATGAAGATTGAGCGATCAAAACAGCGAACGATAACCGAAGAGGTTGATGTTAATTTTGATATTGAGCAGATTAAGGACGATTCTCAGCCTATTGGATTTAAGAGCGTTAAACAGCTTGGAGAAAAGGGCGTGCGGAAGGTAACTTATCGGGTTGAGATAGAAAACGAGCGCGAGATTAGTCGTAAGGAAGCTGCTAGCGAAATCGCAAAACAGCCAAAGAAGCAGATTGAAATAATTGGTACGAAGCCTAAAAATCCATTGACAAAAAGCAAGGGCGCGCAGATATTTACCGACTCCAAGGGTGTGGCGCATCGCGAGACGTATTATGATTTGCCGATGAATATTGTGATAAAAGCCTGCGGTAGCGGCGGTACTTATACGGTGCGGGCGGACGGCGCGAAGGTCGATAAGGATGGCTATATTTTGGTGGCGGCTAATTATGGTAATTATCCGCGATGCTCGGTGGTTGAGACTAGCATGGGTCCTGGAAAGGTTTATGACACCGGTGGATTTGCAGCCAAGCATCCGCACGGATTTGACTTAGCGACTGACTGGACGAATGGAGATGGGCGCTAA
- a CDS encoding YdcF family protein produces the protein MIHKLVGLIIFAALVIFGLSAYLSPNDLGKCQSVGEGDCRKADAIVVVSGGDTNARTDEAIKLYKEGWAPLIVVSGAAADKTGPSNAKAMYQRAINSGVPEKAIVMDESSETTRQNATEVKKIVDSRKIEDVILVTSGYHMRRAQLEFSAQFNDVKIRSHPVASDKNWSSWWWLTPWGWCLAMGELMRIGLFALGLSR, from the coding sequence ATGATTCATAAACTAGTTGGCTTGATTATTTTTGCTGCTTTGGTGATTTTTGGGCTTAGCGCATATTTGTCGCCGAATGATTTGGGAAAATGTCAAAGCGTGGGCGAAGGCGATTGTCGTAAGGCTGATGCAATAGTTGTTGTCAGTGGCGGTGACACGAATGCGCGAACTGACGAGGCTATTAAACTGTATAAAGAAGGTTGGGCACCGTTGATTGTTGTGTCGGGCGCGGCGGCCGATAAAACTGGCCCGTCCAACGCTAAGGCTATGTACCAGCGAGCGATTAATAGCGGTGTTCCTGAGAAAGCTATTGTTATGGACGAGTCTTCCGAAACGACCAGGCAAAACGCCACCGAAGTGAAGAAAATTGTCGATTCGCGAAAAATTGAAGATGTGATTTTGGTGACAAGTGGATATCATATGCGTCGGGCGCAGCTCGAATTTTCAGCGCAGTTTAATGACGTCAAAATCCGGAGCCATCCTGTCGCTTCTGATAAAAACTGGAGCTCGTGGTGGTGGTTGACGCCGTGGGGTTGGTGTTTGGCAATGGGTGAATTAATGAGAATTGGGCTGTTCGCTCTGGGGTTGTCCAGATGA
- the mnmA gene encoding tRNA 2-thiouridine(34) synthase MnmA, translated as MSKKVFVGMSGGVDSSVAAALLVEQGYDVTGVYMKNWSEDLPGMHCPWAEDVADAKRVAVGLGIDFRVFDFQKEYKQNVVDYMIREYQAGRTPNPDIMCNQEVKFKVFLEASLAAGADYIATGHYARVAHESSSSAKLLRARDDNKDQTYFLYRVTSEALSKTIFPLGDFTKAEVRKMAKERGLWTASKKESMGICFVGQVGIREFLSEYVKTAPGNIIDQQTGSVVGKHDGAIFYTLGQRHGLNVGGGLPYYVVGKDMEKNEVYVSRSIDNESLWRKELRLADIHWINQAPHKDRGVQVRLRHRGSLFNAKIDGDIVHLSASERAVAAGQSAVIYDGDECLGGGIVKTD; from the coding sequence ATGAGTAAGAAAGTTTTTGTTGGAATGTCGGGCGGTGTGGACTCCTCCGTGGCCGCGGCACTTTTGGTTGAGCAGGGCTATGACGTAACGGGTGTTTATATGAAAAACTGGTCGGAAGATCTTCCTGGAATGCATTGTCCGTGGGCGGAAGATGTTGCTGACGCCAAGCGTGTGGCGGTTGGTTTGGGCATTGATTTTCGAGTTTTTGATTTCCAGAAAGAATATAAGCAAAACGTTGTCGATTACATGATTCGCGAATATCAAGCGGGCCGCACGCCAAACCCAGATATTATGTGTAATCAAGAAGTGAAGTTTAAGGTATTTTTGGAGGCCTCGTTGGCGGCTGGAGCGGATTATATCGCGACAGGGCATTATGCGCGCGTTGCTCACGAATCGTCTTCGTCAGCCAAATTATTACGCGCTCGTGATGATAATAAAGACCAAACGTATTTCTTATATCGAGTGACTTCGGAGGCTTTGTCAAAAACCATATTTCCGTTGGGTGATTTTACTAAGGCGGAAGTTCGCAAAATGGCGAAAGAGCGCGGTTTGTGGACGGCTAGCAAAAAGGAATCGATGGGAATTTGTTTTGTTGGGCAAGTTGGAATTCGTGAGTTTTTGTCGGAATATGTTAAAACTGCGCCAGGAAATATCATTGACCAGCAGACGGGATCTGTCGTCGGTAAACATGACGGCGCAATTTTCTATACGCTTGGTCAGCGTCATGGGCTGAACGTCGGCGGAGGATTACCTTATTATGTTGTGGGCAAGGATATGGAGAAAAATGAGGTTTACGTGTCGCGCTCGATTGATAATGAAAGTTTGTGGCGAAAAGAACTTAGGCTGGCAGATATTCATTGGATTAATCAAGCGCCGCATAAAGATAGGGGTGTGCAAGTTCGACTGCGTCATCGAGGCTCTTTATTCAACGCGAAAATTGACGGAGATATTGTGCACCTTTCTGCTTCGGAGCGTGCCGTAGCCGCGGGTCAATCTGCGGTAATATATGACGGCGATGAATGTTTGGGTGGCGGAATCGTGAAAACAGATTGA
- a CDS encoding alanine--tRNA ligase: MNAQKIRSKYLEFYKKQGHAVVERAPLILTNDPTTLFTGAGMQPMIPYLLGEAHPEGKRIADSQTCLRAQDIDDIGDNRHTTFFEMLGNWSLGDYFKEEQIGWMWTFLTEEIGLDPQRLYVTCFIGAPEYNIEKDVEAAKLWQKKFAEKGIDAKMADIGSEEQGAARGVNPGERIFFYDGSKNWWSRNGGPETTPVGDPCGPDSEMFYEFDFIEHDPKFGENCHPNCDCGRFMEIGNNVFMAYKKVAEGKFEPLDKPNIDHGSGLERIAAAANNDPDVFKISLLWPIIEKLQDLSGKDYTSHTESMRVIADHLRAATFMAVDGCVPSNKEQGYVMRRLLRRAIRYSFDLGIEQNFLQEVVPTIADLYEADFPEVKNNRDNIISVLVKEEKAFRQTLRKGLRQMQRYIDDGLTGEELFTLYDTFGFPVELSTEEAYKQGIKLSDNWRDEFAKKMDEQRQRSKTARKGQFSGGLEGHDSIHLKYHTATHLLGAALRKVLNAPDLQQHGSNITADRLRFDFNHDKLTPEEKQAVEDQVNAWIDEDLPVGFAVYPTDEALNMGAIGAFGERYGDEVKVYSIGKGDNIVSFEVCGGPHVEHTGILAEDGKRFKITKEESSSAGIRRIKAVLR; encoded by the coding sequence ATGAATGCCCAAAAAATACGTAGTAAATATCTTGAATTTTATAAAAAACAAGGTCACGCCGTCGTTGAGCGTGCGCCGTTGATTTTAACTAATGACCCGACGACTTTATTTACGGGCGCCGGAATGCAGCCGATGATTCCGTACTTGCTTGGTGAGGCACATCCCGAAGGTAAGAGAATTGCCGATTCTCAAACGTGTTTACGGGCGCAGGACATCGACGACATTGGCGACAATCGTCATACAACGTTTTTTGAGATGCTTGGAAACTGGAGTTTGGGCGACTATTTTAAGGAAGAACAAATTGGCTGGATGTGGACGTTTTTGACTGAGGAAATTGGTCTTGATCCGCAGAGATTGTATGTAACGTGTTTTATTGGTGCGCCGGAATATAATATTGAGAAAGATGTTGAAGCGGCTAAACTGTGGCAGAAAAAGTTTGCAGAAAAGGGCATTGATGCAAAAATGGCGGATATCGGCAGCGAAGAGCAGGGAGCGGCGCGTGGTGTAAATCCAGGTGAAAGAATTTTCTTTTATGACGGCAGTAAAAACTGGTGGAGTCGTAATGGTGGTCCAGAAACTACTCCGGTTGGTGATCCGTGTGGTCCGGATAGTGAGATGTTTTATGAGTTTGATTTCATTGAGCATGATCCAAAATTTGGTGAAAATTGTCATCCGAACTGCGATTGTGGTCGATTTATGGAGATTGGTAATAACGTATTTATGGCATATAAAAAAGTTGCCGAGGGTAAATTTGAGCCACTTGATAAGCCAAATATTGACCATGGATCTGGACTTGAGCGAATCGCAGCTGCAGCAAATAATGATCCTGACGTCTTTAAGATTAGCTTGCTCTGGCCGATTATTGAAAAGCTGCAAGATCTGAGCGGCAAGGATTACACTTCACATACCGAAAGTATGCGAGTGATTGCTGATCATTTGAGGGCTGCGACGTTTATGGCGGTTGATGGGTGTGTGCCAAGTAATAAAGAGCAGGGCTATGTGATGCGTCGTCTGCTCCGTCGGGCAATTCGCTATAGTTTTGATTTGGGTATCGAGCAGAATTTCCTGCAAGAAGTTGTGCCGACGATTGCTGATTTGTATGAAGCCGATTTTCCAGAGGTGAAGAATAATCGCGATAATATAATTTCCGTCCTTGTTAAGGAGGAGAAAGCTTTTCGCCAGACTTTGAGAAAAGGTTTGCGACAAATGCAGCGCTATATTGACGATGGCTTGACTGGTGAAGAATTGTTTACTTTGTACGACACTTTCGGTTTTCCGGTGGAACTCAGTACGGAAGAGGCTTATAAACAAGGAATTAAACTTTCGGACAATTGGCGCGATGAATTTGCTAAGAAAATGGATGAGCAGAGGCAGCGCTCTAAGACGGCTCGCAAGGGGCAATTTAGCGGCGGTTTGGAAGGTCATGACTCTATTCATCTGAAATATCACACGGCGACACATTTATTGGGTGCGGCGTTACGCAAGGTTTTGAATGCGCCAGATTTACAGCAGCACGGAAGCAATATTACCGCCGATCGATTGCGCTTTGATTTCAATCACGATAAATTGACGCCAGAAGAAAAACAGGCGGTCGAAGATCAAGTTAACGCTTGGATTGATGAAGATTTGCCAGTTGGTTTTGCTGTTTATCCAACAGACGAGGCACTAAACATGGGTGCAATTGGCGCGTTCGGCGAGCGTTACGGCGACGAAGTTAAGGTGTATTCTATTGGCAAGGGTGATAATATTGTCAGCTTTGAAGTTTGTGGCGGTCCACACGTCGAACATACTGGAATTTTGGCTGAAGATGGCAAGCGATTCAAAATCACCAAAGAAGAATCTAGTTCGGCTGGAATTCGTCGAATCAAGGCTGTTTTAAGATAG
- a CDS encoding cell division FtsA domain-containing protein: MALKDMLKKSDKDSRELLVSLDIGTEVVKALIAEVKDNELKIIGVGRKQQEMGDMHSGAIADIAGVVANCEEALSEAEDQAGVQGKRVVIGIAGELVKGVTNTIRYRRPQPNKPLDIAEMEFIIEKVQERAQGKAQAQIALETGNEDVEVKLVNSALVSIHIDGYKVSNPISFQGRDVAVQIYTAFAPMVHIGALEKIADELALDLVAVAAEPFAVSRSVLGSDTDSNFTAILADIGGGTTDIAVVNDGGVEGTKMFGIGGRSFTRTIAADLDLSFKDAEKLKLNIDNENLKPSVKKKVDAAIDKTLEVWLSGVELALSDFDNVDYLPNRILLCGGGSSLQKITEALKTRRWPEDLPFTKKPVVQYINPSDITGIIDETGDISDHTFVTAMGLLRVGYDTIIGSQDGNSLVEKVNRLLKI, from the coding sequence ATGGCATTGAAAGACATGTTGAAGAAGTCTGATAAAGATAGTCGTGAACTATTGGTTAGCTTAGATATTGGTACGGAAGTGGTTAAGGCGTTAATCGCTGAAGTTAAAGACAACGAACTGAAGATTATTGGCGTTGGGCGAAAACAGCAGGAAATGGGCGATATGCACAGCGGTGCGATTGCTGATATTGCTGGGGTTGTAGCGAATTGCGAGGAGGCTCTGTCTGAAGCTGAAGATCAAGCTGGCGTTCAAGGTAAGCGAGTTGTTATCGGCATTGCGGGCGAATTAGTTAAGGGCGTTACGAATACTATTCGCTATCGCAGGCCGCAGCCAAATAAGCCACTAGACATTGCCGAGATGGAGTTCATCATTGAGAAAGTTCAGGAGCGGGCTCAAGGAAAGGCTCAGGCTCAAATTGCACTGGAAACCGGCAATGAGGATGTTGAAGTGAAGCTGGTCAACTCAGCGCTGGTGAGTATCCATATTGATGGCTATAAAGTTTCGAATCCGATTAGTTTTCAGGGGCGAGATGTGGCGGTGCAGATTTACACGGCGTTTGCTCCGATGGTTCATATTGGCGCGCTGGAGAAGATTGCGGACGAGCTTGCACTGGATTTGGTAGCTGTGGCCGCCGAGCCATTTGCGGTGAGTAGGAGCGTTTTGGGGTCAGATACGGATAGCAATTTCACGGCGATTCTAGCAGACATTGGTGGTGGCACGACGGATATTGCAGTTGTTAATGACGGCGGAGTCGAAGGCACAAAGATGTTTGGTATTGGTGGACGAAGTTTCACTAGAACTATTGCGGCTGACCTGGATTTAAGCTTCAAAGATGCAGAAAAGTTGAAGCTTAATATCGATAATGAGAATTTGAAGCCTAGCGTAAAGAAAAAAGTTGACGCGGCGATCGACAAGACTTTGGAGGTTTGGCTATCAGGCGTTGAATTGGCGCTGAGCGATTTTGATAATGTCGATTATTTGCCGAATAGGATTTTACTGTGCGGCGGCGGATCGAGCTTGCAGAAAATTACTGAAGCTCTGAAAACTCGACGCTGGCCAGAGGATTTGCCTTTTACTAAGAAACCTGTGGTTCAGTATATCAATCCAAGTGATATTACAGGGATAATTGATGAAACTGGAGATATTAGCGATCACACATTTGTAACCGCAATGGGCTTGTTGCGAGTTGGATATGATACAATTATCGGTAGTCAAGACGGTAATAGTTTAGTTGAAAAAGTAAATAGGTTGTTAAAGATTTAA
- a CDS encoding cysteine desulfurase family protein yields MNKDYIYLDHAAATPMDPLVIEAMLPYFSEKFFNPSSPYAPAIFTKREYQDAKARLARCLGVMADELIMTAGATESVNLAFNAANGVSLISAIEHDSVINSAKACSEVKLIPPMKNGRIDPNTVKKMLTPDVGFVSVALVNHELGYIQPIEEIAEIVKAERLRRQENDEPLPLIFHTDASQAAALIDVKIKRLGVDLLTLSAAKVYGPKQVGLLWVRPGVTLKANIFGGGQELGLRSGTENVAGVVGFATALELAQKRRSAEVKRLRKLREELVKDLRRAFPDMLISSDMKKSLVSFLNISFSGIDAERLVFLLESRGVLVATGSACAANSGTRSHVLASVGLSESEIDGSLRLTLGKLNNDENIKRVGEFIIEAVQAEMKRTRR; encoded by the coding sequence GTGAATAAAGACTATATCTATCTTGATCATGCTGCTGCCACGCCAATGGATCCATTGGTGATTGAGGCGATGTTGCCATATTTTTCTGAAAAGTTTTTCAATCCGTCTAGTCCTTACGCTCCGGCAATATTTACAAAGCGTGAATATCAAGACGCGAAGGCTCGGCTGGCGCGCTGCTTGGGCGTGATGGCTGACGAATTAATAATGACAGCTGGAGCAACTGAGTCTGTCAATTTGGCGTTCAATGCAGCAAATGGCGTAAGTTTAATTTCGGCAATTGAGCATGATTCGGTGATCAACTCTGCAAAAGCGTGTTCGGAAGTGAAGTTAATTCCGCCAATGAAAAATGGACGAATAGACCCGAACACGGTTAAAAAAATGTTAACGCCAGATGTTGGATTTGTTAGTGTTGCGCTGGTGAATCATGAGCTAGGCTACATCCAGCCAATTGAAGAAATTGCGGAAATTGTAAAAGCTGAGCGACTAAGGCGCCAAGAAAATGATGAACCTTTACCGTTGATTTTTCATACAGATGCTTCGCAGGCGGCGGCTTTAATTGACGTGAAGATTAAAAGGCTGGGTGTTGATTTATTGACATTATCTGCGGCGAAAGTTTACGGCCCAAAGCAGGTTGGTTTACTGTGGGTGCGACCTGGTGTTACGCTGAAAGCCAATATTTTTGGTGGCGGTCAAGAATTGGGTCTTCGCAGCGGAACTGAAAACGTTGCTGGCGTGGTTGGGTTTGCGACGGCTTTGGAATTGGCACAAAAACGACGTTCTGCCGAAGTGAAGCGACTGCGAAAGTTGCGGGAAGAGTTGGTAAAAGATTTGAGGCGGGCTTTTCCTGACATGTTGATATCATCAGATATGAAAAAAAGTTTGGTGAGTTTTTTGAATATATCATTTTCTGGAATTGATGCTGAAAGATTGGTGTTTTTATTAGAATCTCGCGGGGTTTTAGTGGCTACAGGTAGTGCTTGCGCGGCTAATTCTGGAACGCGTTCTCATGTACTAGCGAGTGTTGGTCTGAGCGAATCAGAGATTGACGGAAGTCTAAGGCTTACCTTAGGCAAGTTGAACAATGATGAGAATATAAAGCGAGTTGGCGAATTTATCATCGAAGCTGTACAGGCGGAAATGAAGAGGACTCGTCGATGA
- the metG gene encoding methionine--tRNA ligase — translation MTKKHAYITTAIPYVNGLPHIGHAMDYMLADVWARYSRQNGREVRFQAGVDEHGNKIAAKAASQNQTPQEYVDQTHVNFKKMINELNISVTDFIRTTDAHHVAAVQYIWQKLVEAGYIYKGSYEGWYCQGCEAFVTDKEAADNNGVCPDHQTPYQRLSEENYYFKTSAFSDNIRQAIESNKMRIVPEFRKKEFLELMKDGLKDVSVSRPRKNLSWGVPVPGDDNQVMYVWLDALSNYITVIGYPDRPEEWQSFWPADVQVIGKDILRFHAGIWPAMLMALDLPLPKVLLVHGFINSGGMKMSKSLGNGVGPTDIIPDYGAEAFRYYFLRHVPTQDDGDFTWEKFEAAYNGELGNDLGNLVQRVAKMVQSYQAGVIGDAPQSEHDMGPYRQAMESYMFDQAMDEIWLIVRSLNQYIERVQPWQVAKNRDKDPEAESHLSEILAHACGTLLQVSDMLRPFMPQTAEKIHDMFASGVVPSELMPLFPRKYIHTPDPRAPKTESQVK, via the coding sequence ATGACTAAGAAACACGCTTACATCACTACCGCTATTCCTTACGTAAACGGCTTGCCGCACATTGGGCATGCTATGGATTATATGTTGGCAGATGTGTGGGCGCGATATTCCAGACAAAACGGTCGTGAGGTTCGTTTTCAAGCTGGTGTAGATGAGCATGGCAATAAAATTGCCGCCAAAGCTGCTAGCCAAAATCAAACCCCTCAAGAATACGTCGATCAGACGCACGTTAATTTTAAGAAGATGATTAATGAGCTGAATATTTCAGTGACGGATTTTATTCGAACAACTGACGCGCATCACGTTGCTGCGGTGCAGTATATTTGGCAGAAACTCGTTGAGGCTGGTTACATTTACAAGGGTTCATATGAAGGCTGGTATTGTCAGGGTTGCGAAGCTTTCGTTACGGATAAAGAAGCTGCTGACAATAATGGGGTTTGTCCAGATCACCAGACGCCGTATCAGCGCTTGAGTGAGGAAAATTATTATTTTAAAACCAGTGCTTTTTCGGACAATATTCGTCAGGCGATTGAGTCAAATAAAATGAGAATCGTGCCTGAATTCCGTAAAAAAGAGTTTTTGGAATTGATGAAAGATGGCTTGAAAGATGTGTCGGTTTCTCGTCCACGTAAAAATCTTAGCTGGGGCGTGCCGGTTCCTGGCGATGATAATCAAGTCATGTACGTTTGGTTGGATGCTCTGAGTAATTACATTACGGTTATTGGTTATCCTGACCGTCCAGAAGAGTGGCAATCATTCTGGCCGGCTGACGTGCAAGTTATCGGCAAGGACATTCTCCGCTTCCACGCTGGTATTTGGCCAGCAATGCTCATGGCGCTAGATTTACCACTTCCGAAGGTTCTACTTGTTCATGGATTTATCAATTCTGGCGGAATGAAAATGTCAAAGAGTCTCGGAAATGGTGTTGGCCCGACTGACATTATTCCAGATTACGGCGCTGAGGCGTTCCGATATTATTTCCTGCGCCACGTACCGACGCAAGATGATGGTGACTTTACTTGGGAAAAGTTTGAAGCTGCGTATAATGGTGAGCTTGGCAATGATTTGGGCAATTTGGTTCAGCGAGTTGCTAAAATGGTGCAGAGTTATCAAGCGGGCGTTATTGGCGACGCTCCACAATCAGAGCACGACATGGGACCGTATCGTCAGGCGATGGAAAGTTATATGTTCGATCAAGCAATGGACGAAATTTGGCTAATTGTTCGCTCTTTGAATCAATATATCGAGCGAGTCCAGCCTTGGCAAGTTGCTAAAAATCGCGATAAAGATCCAGAGGCGGAGTCGCATTTGAGCGAGATTTTGGCGCACGCTTGTGGCACATTATTGCAAGTATCTGACATGCTTCGTCCATTTATGCCGCAAACTGCCGAGAAAATTCATGATATGTTTGCTAGTGGTGTCGTGCCGTCAGAATTGATGCCTTTGTTCCCGCGCAAATATATTCACACGCCAGATCCACGCGCTCCGAAAACAGAATCTCAGGTTAAATAG